A single Macrobrachium nipponense isolate FS-2020 chromosome 5, ASM1510439v2, whole genome shotgun sequence DNA region contains:
- the LOC135215192 gene encoding C-type mannose receptor 2-like, translating to MASFSLTFLYLIGSVIASVASGCSSPYQQVERWCIFVNITAPAVGPGRPINWLEARASCQQSNGDLVTLEKERKLFAISEHISLNFRSESQGGWVYWVGALGSNREWKWVNNIPINLLSYIWLPNQPSVTPTTQHGRLVPADRVHGRRYLLSADGAKSHSPGHICERQEKD from the exons ATGGCTTCTTTTTCGTTAACGTTCCTGTACTTAATCGGGAGTGTGATAGCCTCTGTGGCAAGCG GCTGCTCTTCTCCTTACCAGCAAGTTGAACGTTGGTGTATATTCGTGAACATTACGGCGCCTGCAGTGGGCCCAGGTCGACCCATAAACTGGTTGGAAGCCAGGGCATCCTGCCAGCAATCCAATGGGGACTTGGTTAccttagaaaaagagagaaaattgttTGCCATTTCGGAACACATCAGCCTCAATTTCAGAT ctGAGTCTCAAGGAGGCTGGGTATATTGGGTTGGCGCCCTTGGGTCGAACCGCGAGTGGAAGTGGGTCAATAATATACCCATAAACCTCCTTTCATATAT CTGGCTGCCAAACCAACCCTCCGTGACACCCACCACGCAGCATGGACGTTTGGTACCTGCCGATAGGGTTCACGGGAGGAGATACCTCCTGAGTGCCGACGGAGCCAAAAGTCACTCACCTGGCCATATTTGCGAGCGTCAGGAGAAAGACTGA